In one Nomascus leucogenys isolate Asia chromosome 13, Asia_NLE_v1, whole genome shotgun sequence genomic region, the following are encoded:
- the PPDPF gene encoding pancreatic progenitor cell differentiation and proliferation factor, producing the protein MAAIPSSGSLVATHDYYRRRLGSTSSNSSCSSTECPGEAIPHPPGLPKADPGHWWASFFFGKSTLPFMATVLESAEHSEPPQASSSMTTCGLARDAPRKQPGGQSSTASAGPGS; encoded by the exons ATGGCGGCCATCCCCTCCAGCGGCTCGCTCGTGGCCACCCACGATTACTACCGGC GCCGCCTGGGTTCCACTTCCAGCAACAGCTCCTGCAGCAGTACCGAGTGCCCCGGGGAAGCCATTCCCCACCCCCCAG GTCTCCCCAAGGCTGACCCGGGTCATTGGTGGGCCAGCTTCTTTTTCGGGAAGTCCACCCTCCCGTTCATGGCCACGGTGTTGGAGTCCGCAGAGCACTCGGAACCCCCCCAGGCCTCCAGCAGCATGACCACCTGTGGCCTGGCTCGGGACGCCCCGAGGAAGCAGCCCGGCGGTCAGTCCAGCACAGCCAGCGCTGGGCCCGGGTCCTGA